The window ACCACGGAATTGTTGCTCAAGGTGGGCTCGCGCAACAATAACGTGCCTTCTTGGGACAGTAGTTGTGCCGTTGCCAATAATGCAATTCCTAAAATATATATTTTTCTCATGGGATTGGTTTGAGGTTACTAACTAATTATTGGGATACTTTCCTAGTGCCTTAAAAATACATAAAACGATGAAGGTATCCGACCAAGGTATAAATCTGATTTAAGAGGATACGGCACTCAACCGTTTCAGTTTTTCCAATACTTCGTAGACCGAAAAGCTTCGCGCAAAGCGGTACATTTCCCTGCCATCGACCTTAATGATGACCACGGGAAGGGTAAACACCATGGACTGCCCGGTAAACTCCTCTTCCTCTTCCACATCCACCAAACGGATGCTCACTTTTGGGAAGTTTGCTTGAACCGCTTCAAGGAGTTTAGGCTTCAGGACCTTGCAAACCCCGCAGGTTTTACTGGTGAAAAAAATCAATTCCGTCATCTGATACCAGTTTTGTTTAACTAATAATCGGAATACTCGGTAGGGTAGAGGAACCACATATCAATATGCGACATATTGTTCTTGTATTTGGGCATGGCAATGAGCTCTTTCCATTCGGGAGAGTTTACAAAGGCATCCCAATGTTGGTTTCTGGTATCCATATCGGCATGGGTGGTCATGTACATTAAGTTGGGCATTTTGGGTCCGGAGAGCACTTCACCGTAAAACACAGCTTGAAAGTCCAATCGGTCAAAAAGTGGTATTTCGCCACCAGCATTGAACATATCCACCTTGTTCCAATAATATTTTTCCGTAGGAGATTCATAACTACGGAGTTCATAGACCCGTTCCGACCTTGGACTGTCCAAATTGGGTGTTTTCATTTGGGGCATATCGGGAAAGGCTCGCATCAGGATGGATTGGATACGATCATAAGGGGGATTATCGTAGTTCGCATCGATATATGTACTTACAGTGCTTGCGTAGGTGCTGTCATTCATAATGTTTTCCTCCAACGCCCGAAATTGTTCCAAGTCTTCAAAAGGTAACAGCACAAAGGTTTTCTGTACCGTATCTGTTTCGGTTGGACGTGATTTAAAAACCCCGACCTTGTCAATACCCTGTCTTTTTACAGCGGGTATAAAAGCGTTTTCCAGGTAATGGTCCACCGTGGCCTCTTGTTCTTCGGAGCTGAAGGTGTAGATTTTTAGTTGATAGAATTCGCGTTGGTTTGATGCGGTCTCTGGAGATTGGGTAGTTTCTTCGGTTTCAGTTTTTGGGTTGCCACAGCTTGCCAGGATGAGGCATGCCAATAGTAGTTTGATAGTCTTCATGTAGCCTAGTTTGGTTTTTAAATGGATGCCCCAAGATACGGATTAATTCGATGAGGTTTTGTTGGTCTTGGTGTCGTTTCAGCCCTTTTTCTTCGAAGCCAAAGCCATAAGTCCAAAAAGGGGACCTAGGGCCAAAACCATGTAAACCATGTTGGAGTTGGACCATATCCGCAGCTCGTTCACCAATTGAATGCTAACAATGGTTATGGCAAAGCCGATACAATTTACAATGGTCAGAGCAGTGCCTTTGATTTCTGCAGAAGCGTTTTGGGCCACCAAGGTGGAGAAGAGCGGGGAATCGGCAATCACCACCATGCCCCAGAACAGTAAAAAGGCGATGAAGAGAGTAGCTGAACCTTGCATGAAAAGTAGGGGAGAAATCAAACAACAAAGCCCGGAAAGCAGGAGGGCCATCGAGGCCACGCGTTTGGTTCCGGCCACTTGCGACAGATAACCACCCATTACACAGGCCAAGCCACCAACCGCAATAATGACAAAGGACAATAAGGGAACGGGAAAGTGGGTATTTGGATGGACCAGCGCATAGGTTTGAAGCATAATCGGGACAAAGGCCCAAAAAGTGTACAACTCCCACATGTGTCCAAAATAGCCAAAGGCTGCCGAGCGGAAACTTCGGTTTTGGAACACTTGGATAAAGGCGGATAATTGAAACTGTTGGCTGCGTTTTCGGTAGGGACCATTGGGAACGAGCGTTATCATTAGACTGCCACCCAAAACGGCCAAGCCGGAAGTGGACACCAGCACGGTGTTCCAAGGCAAGGTATGGGTCATTTCCTTGAGTAAATGAGGGAATGCGGTGCCAACCACCAGTGCTCCCACTAAATAGCCAAGGGATTTGCCCAATCCTTTTTCGTAGTAATCTGCGGCTATCTTCATACCTACGGGGTAGATACCCGCGAGGAAAAAGCCCGTAAAAAAACGAAAGGATAAGATGCTCGCCAGTCCGTTACCATCCCAAACCACACCCAAATTAAAGAGTGCACCCAAAACAGCACAGCCAAAAAATACCTTGGATGGCGAAAACCGATCGGCAATGGATAAAATGGCAAATACCAAAGTACCCACGATAAACCCAAACTGCACCGCTGAGGTCAAATGTCCCACAGCGCTTTCACTTAACCCAAATGTGGCAACCAAATCGCGCATCACCCCATTGCCCGCAAACCAAAGTGAGGTGCAGCAGAATTGCGATAGCACGATGATGGGGAGGATGTGGTTGGAGGGTTTCATTTTTTAAATTTTATAACCACTATTGTGTTCGTACTTGTCCAAGCATCAATCAAAGGTTAAAAGCTAAAATTATTGGTTTTGCTTTTGAGATAAAAATTTTGCTAATCTAGAAACTCGGGCGGTGGAGGAGGTGGAGGAATATCTGTGTAGTCATATTTCTCAAAAAAAATCAAATGCCGATAATACTTATTTCCCATTGTTTCGTTTGCCTTATCAAACTGTTTTTGAATCTCAGCAAGCACCTCTTTAGTTTTCGAAATAGGATAGTGCTCTTCGATGTGTAGAAAAATTAAAATCTGTTTTAAGACTGTTTTACCACCTGAATCATAATAATCTACAGCGTTCATTGTTTTCAATTGGTCTGTAAGTGACTCGATTGAATAAAATTTATCCGAGGAAATTCGATAATTCCTTAAGGAATCATTTTTTATGTGTATTTGATTTGAATTCATGAAGCATGAAATGACTCCACTAGTTGGGCACTCTGTATACCCATATTGATTATATATTGTATCATTAAACTGATAAGTGATGCCTGTATATTTATTCTTACAGGATAATGTTTGCATTCGATCAATCAAGGTGTTAAAATTTGCAACGTTTTCAAGATTAATTACTTCAAAATCAGGGTCACCTTGAAACTCTAAAAATTTATCTGAAAATATCTTTGAAGAAGTCAACTTACTCAACTTGTCATCTTGGTTATTCTCCAGTGAATTATTACAACTAAAAAAAAGTGCAGTGAAGCAAACAAGTAAGAATATTGCAAAATGCTTTTCCATAAAAAAAGAGAAATCAAAAAATATGCCTTAATGCGCCTCCAACCAATTCTCGCCAATACCCACTTCCACATCTAGCGGTACGGAGAGTTTATAGGCATTCTCCATTTCCGATTTGATGAGTTGTTTCATCTTGTCCAATTCCGGTTTGTAGCAATCGAACACCAATTCATCGTGTACTTGCAGCAGCATTTTGGTCTTGTACTTTCCTTCGGAAAGCTTTTTATGGATGTTGATCATCGCGATCTTAATAATATCCGCTGCACTTCCTTGAATGGGAGCGTTTACGGCGTTACGTTCCGCTGCGCCACGCACCACTTGGTTCCCCGCATTGATATCCTTTAAATATCTGCGACGGCCCAACACCGTTTGCACATAGCCGTGCTCACGGGCAAAATCCACTTGCTCGCTGATGTAATTGCGCAATTTGGGATAGGTCTTGTAGTAGGTGTCGATCAATTCCTTGGCTTCGGAACGGCTCAAATCCGTTTGGTTGCTCAACCCGAAGGCCGACACCCCATAAATAATGCCGAAGTTCACCGTTTTGGCGTTGCTACGCTGTTCGCGGGTCACCTCCTCAATCGGTACATTAAAAACTTTGGATGCGGTGGAAGCGTGAATGTCCTCCCCATTTTTAAAGGCAGAAATCATGGTGTCCTCCTCACTCAGGGCGGCAATAATGCGCAGCTCAATTTGGGAGTAATCCGCCGCCAAGAGGACGTAATTCTCGTCCCTTGGGATAAAGGCATTGCGAACTTGCCGTCCACGCTCGGTACGGATGGGGATGTTTTGCAAGTTCGGATTGTTGCTGCTCAAACGCCCCGTTGCAGCCACCGTTTGCATATAATCGGTATGTACCCGACCTGTTTTTTGCTGGACTTCGTTGGGCAGCGCATCCACATAGGTGCTTTTTAGTTTTGCCAATCCACGGTAGTCCAACACGTTTTTGATGATTTCGTGGTCCTTGGCCAAGTAGGACAGCACATCTTCCGAAGTGGAAAACTGACCTGTTTTGGTTTTTTTCGGTTTGTCCACCAATTTCAACTTGCCAAAAAGGATGTCGCCCAACTGTTTGGGGGAGGCAATGTTGAATTCTTCGCCGGCATCAGCATAGATTTTCTTTTCCAGTTCCGCAATGTCCTTATCCAATTGTTCCGAAAGGCCACCTAGATAATCCTTGTCCAGATTGATACCTTCCAGCTCCATATCCGCCAGCACGCGGAGCAACGGAATTTCAATCTCATCAAACAATTTGTCCGTATGGGCTTCCTTGAGTTCTGGAGTAAACTTTAGCCCCAGTTGAAACGTGATATCGGCGTCTTCCACAGCATATTCTGTTTGCTTTTCCAAAGGAACATCGCGCATACTGAGTTGGTTTTTGCCTTTTTTTCCAATGAGTTCGGTGATGGAAATGGGCGTATAGTTGAGGTAGGTCTCGGACAGCACATCCATGTTGTGACGCATATCGGGGTTGATGAGGTAGTGGGCCAGCATGGTATCGAACAATTTTCCTTTGACCTCTACACCATAATTTTGCATCACTTTGATGTCATATTTGAGGTTTTGCCCCACCTTTTCAATGGTTTCCGATTCAAAGAAGGGGCGCAATTTTTCAATCAATGGTTGTGCATCATTTTGATTGTTGGGGAAGGGCACATAAAACCCTTTGCCGGGCGACCAACTAAAGGCAATACCCACCAATTCGGCTTCCAACGGATTCAGGGAAGTGGTCTCGGTATCAAAACAGACGGAGGGTTGCTTCATCAGCATTTCCAGAAAAAGTTCCATGCCCTTGCCATCCTGAACCTTCTGATAAAAATGGGGTACGTCGCCAATGGTCAATCGGCTGTTTACATCCTTGATGGTGGCCGCGGCCTCCGAAGGGTCGCCACCAAATAGGGTAAACTGACCACTGCCTGCCACCTTGGCCTCTTCCTTGGCGGTTTGGGTACTGGTTACCTGAGTGGTCGCTTCCGCTTCTTCGGTGAATAATTTGATGAACTGATCCTTTAGTCTTCGGAATTCGAGTTCCTCAAAAATCTCTTGGACCTTCTCGGCATCAGGCGGACACATTTCGTAGTCTTCCGCATGGAATTGTACGTCACAATCCGTTTTGATCTCGGCCAATTTTCGGGATAAACGGCCCAACTCGGCATGTTCCTCCACTTTTTCCTTCATTTTGCCCTTCAGCTTGTCGGTATTGCTCAACAATCCTTCCATGGAATCGAACTGTTCGATGAACTTTTTGGCCGTTTTATCACCTACGCCCGGCAGTCCGGGAATATTGTCGCTGGCATCGCCCATCATTCCGAGGTAATCAATCACCTGTTCGGGGCGTTTCACGCCAAATCGTTTTTGCACTTCGGGGATGCCCCAAATTTCGATGCCGTTTCCCATTCGTGCAGGTCGGTACATAAAAATATTTTCGCTCACCAATTGCCCAAAATCCTTGTCGGGAGTCACCATAAACACCTTGTAGTTTTCTTTTTCGGCCTGTTTGGCCAAGGTGCCGATGAGGTCGTCGGCCTCATACCCCTCCAACTCCACTACGGGAATCTTCATGGCCTCCAAAATTTGCTGGATGTAGGGCACTGCTATACGGATGGCATCCGGAGTTTCATCCCGGTTTGCCTTGTAGTCTTCGAACATTTCGGTCCGCTCCACGCTACCTCCCTTGTCAAAGGCCACCGCCAAATGGTCAGGCTGTTCCCGTTTGATCACATCAAAAAGGGAGTTCATGAACCCCATAATGGCCGAGGTGTCCATCCCTTTGGAGTTGATTCGTGGGTTTTTAATGAGGGCATAGTAGCCACGGAAAATTAGCGCGTAGGCGTCTAAAAGAAACAGTCTTTTTTGGTCAGACATTTTATTCAGATATCAATGTTCAATAAAAAATAATAGCACCCGAAATGGGGTAGGGATTAAATGTACGAATTGCGTTTAAAAGATATGAGAATTGAGATATTAGATTTGAGAGGATTTGGGTTTAGCTTAAAGAGACGTGAGACGTGAGACGTGAGACGTGAGACGTGAGACAGGAGACAAGAAACAAGAGACAAGACGGATAAAACCAGCCGTCCTGATTCTTGAATCCAAAAGCAAAGCGGTCTTAAGTCTTTTGTCTATCAGCGCAGCGGTCTAACTGCTACTCATAAAAACTGGTCACCTCCCGGTTTTCATGTCCATTGGCAGAATATTCCCTATAGGTAAACCCGGGATGCACGCAGTAGCCGCCCGTTTCCCCATTTTTGTTGATGGCCAAAAACCCAATTTGGAAATCCTTTCGGCCCGCATTTTTCTTCATGATGCGTTTTACGCCTTCTTCACAGGCTTCTTGCGGACTTTTGCCCTGTCGCATCAATTCCACAATCAAAAAGCTGCCCACCGTGCGAATGACTTCCTCACCGACACCCGTTGCTGTTGCACCGCCCACTTCGTTATCGATAAACAGTCCTGCCCCAATAATAGGGGAGTCGCCAACACGCCCTGCTACTTTGTAGGCCATTCCGCTGGTGGTGCAAGCGCCGGCAATATCTCCATTTCCATCAATGGCAAGCATGCCAATGGTATCGTGGTTTTCTATATTGATGGTGGTCTCGTATTGGGAGGTTTTTAGCCACTCTTCGTACTGTTTTCGTGTGCTTTCGGTGAGTAAATCCTCTTTTGGGAAGCCCTGTTCGTAAGCAAATTTCTCTGCCCCTTTTCCCGCTAGGATGATGTGTGGGGTTACTTCCATCACTTTTCTGGCCACGGAAACTGGGTGCACAATATTTTGCATGCACACCACCGAACCACAATTCCCATCTTTGTCCATAATACAGGCGTCCAAAGTCACGTTTCCGTCACGATCGGGTCGGCCACCCTTGCCCACGGTCTCGTTGGTTTCGTCCGCTTCCTCGACCCTAACACCTTGCTCCACGGCATCTAGGGCATTACCACCCGATTTTAGTACTTCCCAAGCTTTCTCGGTAGCGTTGAAAAAGTTCCAGGTACACACCACAATGGGTTTGATGGGATTGGGAGTTGGAATTGTTGCAGCAGGAGCTACTTCGGGTTTTGTTTCGGTTTTACAAGCGACCAAATTGGAAGCGGCAACCAATCCGGCGGCGGAAAGGCTGGAATTTTTGAGGAATTTGCGTCGTTCCATGGGTTGGTATGTTTACTTTTATGAAGTTTAAAGATACAATATGCTGGTAGAAGTTTGCGCCAATTCGTTGGAATCGGCAAGGAATGCGGAAAGGGCAGGGGCGGACCGGATTGAACTCTGTTCGGAGCTGGGAGTGGGTGGCATCACCCCATCCGTAGGGCTTATTCAATTGGTGAAAAAGGAGCTGACCATTCCTGTTCATGTGTTGATACGTCCCAGAGGTGGACATTTCACCTATTCCGATGCTGAGTTTGAGGTGATGAGGGGCGATATTTTGGCGTGCAAGGCGCTAGGAGTGCAGGGCATTGTTTCTGGGATTTTGATGGAAGATTTTACGGTGGATGTAGAACGAATGAAGGTGTTGGTGGAACTGGCAAGGCCGTTGCACTTTACCTTTCACCGTGCATTCGATTGGGTAGCAGAGCCTTTGGAGGCCATCAAGCAGTTGGAAGAATTGGGGGTACAAACGATTTTGACTTCCGGAGGTGAAACCGCTGCAACAGAAGGCATCAAAAATTTGGCGGCTTGGCAACAAAAAACCTCGATGACCCTAATGCCCGGGGGAGGGGTGTCACCCCAAAACGCATCAAACTTCAAGGATATCGGACTCAAGGCTATCCATTGCTCCGGTACTTCTTTTGGGAAGGAATTGAAGCTGAGCGGAAAAATCAGTATGAATTCTTCCAAGCATTTGGTGGAACATCAGGTGGCCGTTTCCAATGTAGATACCCTAAAAGCCATCGTGCGTGCCGTTAAATAAATTTAAAAACCACTGTTTAATAGCAGATTAGCCCTAATTTTGTAAAAAAATTGTATGTCCCGATTTCTTGTTTTGGCAGTTCTTTATGTGGTGTTGGCCGTTTATGGCTTTCAGGCCTTCCGAACGCTTTTTAAAAGCCCTTTGATGCAATGGAGTTACATTGTGCTCTTTTTGGCTGCCTTGATTTTCTTGACTGTTAAGGTAATGACCTACGACCCCGGAGATGGCTTTAAGGGTACTGCTGCCATCGCGGGGACCATTTTTGCCGCTTTCTTTCTGTTGGCCTTGGTATTGGGTTTCTTTTTATTGTTGGAGGATGTGGTCCGTTTGATAGGCTACGGATACAACAAAATCGTTGGGATTTCGGAATCGGATGCAGGTTACTTTCCTTCGCGAAGGAAGTTCATCAGTGGTATTGCACTAGGTTTGGCGGCATTGCCCTTTGGGGCGTTGCTATATGGCATGTACCGTGGCAAATACAACTATCAGGTACTGAAATACGAGCTAGAGTTTGATGACCTTCCGGACGCCTTCCATAATTATCAGATTACACAGATTTCCGATGTGCACAGTGGCAGTTTTGATGATTATAAAAAGGTGGAATACGGAGTAAATCTTATCAATGATCAACAAAGTGATGTCATCTTTTTTACAGGGGATATCGTAAACAATCGCTCAACGGAGTTGGAACCTTGGAAAGATGTCTTTTCCCGTTTGGAGGCCAAGGATGGTGTATTTTCCATTTTGGGCAACCACGATTACGGGGATTATGCCGTGTGGGATACGGAAGAGCAAAAGGCACAAAATATGGAGGATCTTAAGAACATGCAAAAGGAAATGGGCTTTGACCTCTTGTTGAACTCCAACCGTTTTTTGGAGAAAGATGGACAGAAAATTGCCTTGGTAGGTGTGGAGAATTGGGGTAGAGGTGGCTTCAAGAAAGCCGGCGATTTGCAAAAGGCGAAGGAAGGTGTTTCCCCAGAGGATTTTAAAATATTGTTGAGCCACGATCCCTCCCATTGGGAAGATGTGGTGCTCCATGATGATTACCACTTTCATTTGACCTTAAGCGGACATACCCACGGCATGCAGTTTGGTGTGGAGATTCCAGGTTGGATTAAGTGGAGCCCGGTAAAATGGCGCTACAAATATTGGGCTGGTATCTACAAAGAGTTAGATCAATTTATCAATGTGAACCGAGGTTTTGGATTTATCGGTTATCCCGGTCGCTTTGGTATCTATCCAGAGATTTCGGTAATCACATTAAAAAAGAAGGGATTGGCTTAAATGGATTTCCTCTTATGGCCTAAACTTCACAGGCTGTAAAAAACATTCACATTTTTTCTTACATTTGACTGTAAACCTTAGAATACATGTCCAAATTCGGAGAACTTATAGATTTACAGGTCCCAGTATTGTTAGACTTTTATGCAGAATGGAACGAGCAATCGACCGCCATGCACCCTGTGCTGAGCGATGTGGCCGCTGCCCTTGGTGATAAAGGCAAGGTTATAAAGATTGATGTGGACAAAAATAAAGAACTATCCCAAGCCCTAAGGATTAAAGGGCTGCCCACTTTGATGATCTACAAAAAAGGGGAGATGGTATGGCGACAGAGCGGCGAGCAGGACGCCAATACGTTAATAGGAATCCTAAACGAATATATCAAATAAAAAAAGCGAGGTGTTGGCCTCGCTTTTTTTATGCTATTGTTCCTCATCCGGGATAATGGATTCCGGAATGGTATCGGGTGCATCCAATAGAACTGTGTCTTCCATATCTGGATCTATGGGGATGGGTTCGTCCAACACATCCTCTTCCTCATCTACAAATTGGGAGAACATGTCAATATATTCATTGAAGATGATGGTTTCTGATTCGGCCAGTTCTTTGTCCCCGTTTTCAATTAAGATGTCAATGTTTCTTCTGTAGGCCTGCATATCGGAGAGGATGTCGTCTATTTTATCGTACTGCTCATCCAAAGGAATGTTGGCGTAGTATTCCAGATGTTCCTGATATACTTTCTTGAGTTTGCCGAACAGCTCTCGCGCCTTTTCGGTCTCGCCCACTTTGTAATAGCCGTCCACAAAGGGTTCTACAAAGGCATAGAAACCATAGTGGTCCACAGGCATGTTGTCCATGGCAATATTGATGACGTCCTTCGCCTTGTCAATGTTGTTCTCGGCAATTAAGGTTTCCATCAATCGGGCCAAATTGCTTCGGAAGGACAGTCCTTGTGAGCGGGTCTGGGGGTCGTGGTAAATATCATCACTGCCAGAGTTACCCCAATCCCAATCTTTTACGATGTCGTACATCAACTCGGAGTCGATGCGTCCCATTTCGAAAGAATTGCGGTTCGGGGTTTTTATGGGTACCAGTTTATAAACAAGGCCATCCAGTTGAAGGTAATCCTTCATCCAAATGTATTCTGCACTGTCAAAACTTCCGCCAGAGAAGTAAATGGGTCGTTTCCAATCATTGTTGGCAATGAGGTCCAGCATCATGATCCTGTTTTTGGCCAAGGCGCTTTGCGGTAGGTCAATATCGATATAATCGACAATGAGGGCCGAATCTTTTTCCTTGACCAACCCACTTTCCAACACATTTTGCTTGTTGACCGGAATCCTGATTTTATTGGTAGGATAGTACACAATGTCCAGAGTGCTTTCAGAATATTGACTCAGATCGGCTCCTTGATTGGTCAAGATATGCCTAAACTTGGTCTGAGGCTTGTCGCTGCCTATCCAGTTGACAAAATCCTTGATGTTCCACCTATTATCGGTGATACCTTGATAGTAGACCGCATCGCGGGTTCCATAGCTGTATTTGTCGTGCGTCAATTGTGATGGGATGGGGTCGCTTTCATAGGCCTTTCGCTTCATCTGGTCGATGTACCAGTCGGTAGCAAAGAGGCTGGTATTGATTACACGGACATCGGTTCTATAATTTTCAATTTCCTGGGCGTACCAAATCGGGAAGGTGTCATTATCCCCGATAGTAAACAGTATGGCTCCGGCATCTTCCTGACACGAATCCAAATAGGCCTTTGCGGTTGCCGGGGCGGTATATCTGCCAGAACGATCATGATCATCCCAGTTTTGGAAAGCCATTAACAACGGTACGGCCAACAGGCAAATCGTAGTGATCGCAGGTGCGGCAATTTTGGCCGATATCAACTTTTTAAACTCTTCAAAAAGGCCATACACCCCTAAACCGATCCAGATACAGAAGACATAAAACGAACCCACGAGGGAATAATCCCTTTCCCGTGGCTGGAAGATGTAAGGGTTGGTATAAAATTGAATGGCGAGACCGGTAAACATAAAGAACACGAAGAGGACCCAAAACTGTTTGGGGTTTCGTGATATTTGGAAGACAATACCCAAAATACCCAACAGCAAGGGCAAAAAGAAATAGGTGTTGCGCCCTTTGTTATTCTTCCAATCGCTGGGAAGATTTTCTTGACTTCCCAATCTAATGCTGTCCATAAAATTGATGCCGCTCAGCCAGTTTCCGTTTTCATCGTATCTGCCCTGTACGTCGTTCTGTTTCCCCACAAAATTCCACATAAAGTAGCGCATGTACATATAGCTGAACTGGAAATCAAATAGGTACTCCAAATTTTGCCCCAATGTTGGTGGCTGTACCTCGATATATTCCCCGAACTCCCTTAAAAAGCGGATATATTGATCGGTGTCCAGTTCTCCTTGGGAGTAGGCTGTTTTAAATTGGTTGACGGCTTCCCGTAGGTCGTTGTTGGAGATGTACTCCGATTTGATTCGGAAATCCAGTGCGCCAAAATATTTCATGTAGTTCTCGGCATGTTGGTCGCTCCACATCCTCGGTAAAAATCCTACGTGTTTTTCGTTGGGTCCGGGTATGGCGCCTTTGTAATGGTTGACCACCACATATTTACCGAGCTCCAAGTCCTTTTCATATTTGGGGCTATCGTCCCGGTCCTCTCCCGAGGGTGCAAAGGCATCCGAATAATAGGCACCATACACTGGGCTGTCCACTCCAGGATACTGTTCCCTATTGTAGTAGGCCAAAAGGGCACGTGCATCGGCCGGGTTGTTTTCGTTTACAACGGTTTTGGCATTTGCACGGATGGGAAGCATCAACCAAGAGGAAAACCCAAGGATGAGGAACATCAGGCATAATACCACAATATTGGCATTGTAATAGTTGTGCTTTCGGGTGTACTTCAATCCAAAATAGAAAGCGGCCACAAAGAGCAGTCCCATGATGATGGATCCCGAATTA is drawn from Flagellimonas sp. MMG031 and contains these coding sequences:
- a CDS encoding DUF2723 domain-containing protein — translated: MFAKDFKKWDTILGWVSFAIAFIVYALTVEPTGSFWDAGEYISTSAKLQVGHPPGAPLLQMIGAFFAMFAFGDETKIALMVNAVSIVSSAFAVLFTFWTITNLAGKLVGKKAEITNSKAIAILGSGLVGALAFTFSDSFWFNAVETEVYAMASLIMALLLWLGLKWTDNLDDPRSHRWLMLICFVIGLTFGIQFMGFLAIPSIGLLYYFKRYKTTTVKNFLLANIIVVGILILVYKFSLTYVLELFGWSEVFFINEIGLPFNSGSIIMGLLFVAAFYFGLKYTRKHNYYNANIVVLCLMFLILGFSSWLMLPIRANAKTVVNENNPADARALLAYYNREQYPGVDSPVYGAYYSDAFAPSGEDRDDSPKYEKDLELGKYVVVNHYKGAIPGPNEKHVGFLPRMWSDQHAENYMKYFGALDFRIKSEYISNNDLREAVNQFKTAYSQGELDTDQYIRFLREFGEYIEVQPPTLGQNLEYLFDFQFSYMYMRYFMWNFVGKQNDVQGRYDENGNWLSGINFMDSIRLGSQENLPSDWKNNKGRNTYFFLPLLLGILGIVFQISRNPKQFWVLFVFFMFTGLAIQFYTNPYIFQPRERDYSLVGSFYVFCIWIGLGVYGLFEEFKKLISAKIAAPAITTICLLAVPLLMAFQNWDDHDRSGRYTAPATAKAYLDSCQEDAGAILFTIGDNDTFPIWYAQEIENYRTDVRVINTSLFATDWYIDQMKRKAYESDPIPSQLTHDKYSYGTRDAVYYQGITDNRWNIKDFVNWIGSDKPQTKFRHILTNQGADLSQYSESTLDIVYYPTNKIRIPVNKQNVLESGLVKEKDSALIVDYIDIDLPQSALAKNRIMMLDLIANNDWKRPIYFSGGSFDSAEYIWMKDYLQLDGLVYKLVPIKTPNRNSFEMGRIDSELMYDIVKDWDWGNSGSDDIYHDPQTRSQGLSFRSNLARLMETLIAENNIDKAKDVINIAMDNMPVDHYGFYAFVEPFVDGYYKVGETEKARELFGKLKKVYQEHLEYYANIPLDEQYDKIDDILSDMQAYRRNIDILIENGDKELAESETIIFNEYIDMFSQFVDEEEDVLDEPIPIDPDMEDTVLLDAPDTIPESIIPDEEQ